Genomic segment of Planctomycetota bacterium:
AATTCTATTTAAGGGGAACAAAAATAGTTATGCCCTCCTTACAGGGTATCACCACCCCCTCTACCCACCTCCCCTATACCCCCCTCCTGACCCCTATCCGGACCGGTCAAAGCACTTGGAATAGGGGGTGCGACGGGAAATTGAGTTTAATCAGAATCGAAATGCCAAGGGAAATTTTGAATTCGGTATGTAAATTATCAGCCTATTCAGCCTGCAAGGCTTTAATCGGGTTTAGAAAGGCGGCTTTGATTGCCGGATAGACGCCGAATACCATGCCGATTATGCCGGAGAATAAGAATGCAATTATAATTGCCGGAACGGATAAGCTAAGTTGCCAGCCGGTAAAATAAGAAATTCCTACCGAAGCAAATACACCCAAAATAATCCCGATGATTCCGCCGGTCAGGCTCAACACGAATGACTCCATGATAAATTGGAGCAGGATATCCCGCCTTAACGCGCCCACCGCCCGGCGCACGCCTATTTCCCTGGTTCGTTCTTTTATTGATATCAGCATCACCGCCAAGATACCGATGCCGCCAACCAGAAGCGCGATAACCGCCACCGCGCTGAGCAGATTCGTAAACACCTGCGATGTTATTTGTTCGGTTCTCAGAATCTCTGCCTGGTTCTGTATGGTAAAATCATCCGGCTTTCCCCTTAATTTATGTTTTTCCTGAAGTATTCCCCTGATTTCATTGGCGGCGCTTTCAATATGACCGGAATCCTTTGCCTGGACATAAATATTGTTGATATAGCTGAGATTAAACAGCCGCCTGAGCGCCGTATTAATCGGCAGATAAATAATATCGTCCTGGTCCGCGCCCGTAATATCCGCTCCTTTTTCCTTTAGTATGCCGATAACTTCAAATAACACGTTCCCAATGCGGATTTGCTCGCCGACCGGATTCCTGTTTTCCCGCCTGAGGCGGGTCTGCCCCGCCTCCGCGAATCTGCCTTCGGCACCGACAAAGAACTCTGTTGCAATGGTTTTGCCAAGAACCGCAACTCTTTGCAGGGATTTATTATCATCTTCCGAAAAGAACCTGCCCGAATCGATAAGGAGATTCTTTATTCCCAGAATCTCTTCAGTTGTTCCGACAATATTGGCGGTAGTATTGGATGCTTCATATTTGACAAGCATTTTGGCGCTCTGCACCGGGGCAACCGCTTTAATATTTTGCGCCTCATCCGATATGGCTTTGGTATCCCTCATGGTTAATGTCGTCACATTTCCCGTTTGCCTTTGCCTTCCGCCGACTAATCTTACCTGCCCGGCGGTTACGATAACCAAATCAGTTCCCATAGCCCGGATTTTGGATAAGGCTTTAGTTTGCGCGCCCTCGCCGATGGCGACCATGACAATAACCGAACTGACGCCGATAATTATGCCCAAAGTGGCGAAAACGGTTCTTAGCTTGTGGCTGAAGAGCGTTTTAAGAGCGACCTGCGAACCCCTGATTATTCTCATAAGTTGCCAGTTTATCCCCGTATTGCCTCAACCGGGTCGAGCGATGCGGCGCGTTTTGCCGGCTGGATGCCGGATAAAACCCCCACTAACATTGAAAATACAATGGCAAGGGCAAACGGTTCCCAGGAAATCGCCACCGGCATCTTTTTAACAAAGGCAATACCTTTTGACAGGGCAATACCCAGAATCGTCCCGATAATGCCGCCGCTCACGGTAATAATCAATGCTTCAACGAGGAATTGGTTCATAATATCACGGGCCCTGGCGCCGAACGCACGCCTGATGCCTATTTCTTTACGGCGCTCATTGACAGAGATAAACATTATATTGGCAATGACAATGCCGCCGATCAGCAGTGCGATTAGAGACAACAGTCCCAATAATATCACCAGGGTTTGGGAAACCCCCTGGACTGTTTTGGCTATGGCAATTGAGTTAGTAACCCGGAAATCATCTTCTTCGGGAGGCGTAATATGATGGCGCTCCCTCAGGATGGAAGCAACGCTCTTGGTAACCTCATCCAAACGGTTCGGGTCACCCAGATAAAGGCGGAGCATCCCGATATGAGTAATATTAAAAAGCCGCCTCATTGCCGTGGAGAGCGGTATGGTTATACGGCTATCCATATCCATGCCTATCGGGCTTGTGCCGCGTTTTTTCATTATGCCGATGACCTTAAAATTAGTATTATTGATGCGCACGGTTTCCCCGATGGGGTTTTGATTGCCGAATAATTCCTTAACGATGGTTTGCCCGAGCACGCAATTCTTGCTTAAGGAAGAAACATCTTCCTCGCTTATGAAATCGCCTTTTTCGGTAAACCACTGCCAGGCATCTGCCCATTCCGGCGTTACGCCCACTATTACGCATGTCGCGTATTTGTTCCCGTAAACAATATCCTGTTCCAGATGCATGGTAAACGGCGCGATATATTTGATGCCGTTAACGGATTCTTTAATCGCAGTGACATCTTCAAGCGTCAGCGTCGTCGTGTGATCATCCGCCGGACCCCAGGCCTTTCCGCCGCCGGCGGAAACCATCACCGAGTTCGGCCCGAAATTCTGGATATTCTGCATAATCTTGTTTTGCGCGCCCTTTGCCATGGCGACGACAACCGTCAGGGTGGCGATGCCGATGATGATGCCGAGCATCATGAGGAATGTCCTGCCTTTATATTTCAGCAGGCTATTAAAAGAAACCCTGATAAGTTTGGATAGTGGCATTAAATATTCCTCCTATTTCCGCTATTGCGGGGCAATAATATCGCTGATGATTTTCCCGTCTTTCATATTGATGGTGCGTTTTGCCTGCCGGGCGATATCAGGTTCGTGCGTGACAATCACGATTGTCCTGCCTTCCTGGTTCAGCTTCTTGAAGATAGCCATAATCTCTTCGCTGGATGCCGTGTCAAGGTTGCCGGTCGGCTCGTCAGCCAGTATAATCGCCGGGTCGTTCACCAGCGCCCGGGCAATCGCCACCCGCTGTTGTTGTCCGCCGGATAATTCCGAAGGACGGTAATGAAGCCTATCCGCTAACCCCACAGATTCAAGGACTGATTTTACCCGGTGCTTTAAATCCACATTGCCCGATGAGTAAATAAGCGGAAGTTCCACGTTTTCCAGCGAGGT
This window contains:
- a CDS encoding ABC transporter permease yields the protein MPLSKLIRVSFNSLLKYKGRTFLMMLGIIIGIATLTVVVAMAKGAQNKIMQNIQNFGPNSVMVSAGGGKAWGPADDHTTTLTLEDVTAIKESVNGIKYIAPFTMHLEQDIVYGNKYATCVIVGVTPEWADAWQWFTEKGDFISEEDVSSLSKNCVLGQTIVKELFGNQNPIGETVRINNTNFKVIGIMKKRGTSPIGMDMDSRITIPLSTAMRRLFNITHIGMLRLYLGDPNRLDEVTKSVASILRERHHITPPEEDDFRVTNSIAIAKTVQGVSQTLVILLGLLSLIALLIGGIVIANIMFISVNERRKEIGIRRAFGARARDIMNQFLVEALIITVSGGIIGTILGIALSKGIAFVKKMPVAISWEPFALAIVFSMLVGVLSGIQPAKRAASLDPVEAIRG
- a CDS encoding ABC transporter permease; protein product: MRIIRGSQVALKTLFSHKLRTVFATLGIIIGVSSVIVMVAIGEGAQTKALSKIRAMGTDLVIVTAGQVRLVGGRQRQTGNVTTLTMRDTKAISDEAQNIKAVAPVQSAKMLVKYEASNTTANIVGTTEEILGIKNLLIDSGRFFSEDDNKSLQRVAVLGKTIATEFFVGAEGRFAEAGQTRLRRENRNPVGEQIRIGNVLFEVIGILKEKGADITGADQDDIIYLPINTALRRLFNLSYINNIYVQAKDSGHIESAANEIRGILQEKHKLRGKPDDFTIQNQAEILRTEQITSQVFTNLLSAVAVIALLVGGIGILAVMLISIKERTREIGVRRAVGALRRDILLQFIMESFVLSLTGGIIGIILGVFASVGISYFTGWQLSLSVPAIIIAFLFSGIIGMVFGVYPAIKAAFLNPIKALQAE
- a CDS encoding ABC transporter ATP-binding protein → MIELKNITKAYKKDNSLEVNVLKGVSLEIKKGEFVAIMAPSGMGKSTLMNIIGCLDKPTGGTYFLDGTEVDKLNDDELSHIRNKKIGFIFQSFNLLPVSTSLENVELPLIYSSGNVDLKHRVKSVLESVGLADRLHYRPSELSGGQQQRVAIARALVNDPAIILADEPTGNLDTASSEEIMAIFKKLNQEGRTIVIVTHEPDIARQAKRTINMKDGKIISDIIAPQ